Genomic window (Ctenopharyngodon idella isolate HZGC_01 chromosome 20, HZGC01, whole genome shotgun sequence):
AGGTGGCTTCAAATGGATGGCCTATAATTTTTCATAAATCTTCATGACGTCATACATAATTTATGCAAATGTGGattcaattgattaaaaaaaataataataaaaagacttATTTGTTATTTCAATAACTTTATACACACCCCTCACTATCACTAACAAAAGTTGGTATGAGGCGCTTATGATTTCAAAAAGCAAGGATGCTTTTCCCCCCTTGTTTCAGATCACTAGGTTTAATggttttgaggaaaaaaaaaatcctcaggCAAAATTTCTTTCCAAGAAGATATCAAAATAACATAATAACAGGACACAAAAAGATTGCTCACACCCAGTACATAAACCAAACAATGAGTAGGGTGTATCCACTGTGGATAAACTGTGGAAGTGTTGAATGGCAAGCGGTGTTCTAACATGAAAGACCAGCCTCTGTAATGTGATCACCAGCATGAATAAAGTGCAATACCACACAGGCCATACTGACAGCTGACAGAACACACAGCCAGCTGCACTGCTTTCTGCACTTTTATCTCCCTTTAATCTGCTCCTCTAATCAGATCTCTTGTAATTTGTAACTCTTTGTACTGGACACAGCCCTAAAATGCACACTAAGCAGACAGCCAGGTGTTTCTCGACTACCTATGTTCCTGTGAACTCATGTGCTGTCAAACAGCGGCTGCAAACCATGGTGTAAAATCACAAAAGACATTAATTGTAGAAGAAAACAGTTATGGTCTGTGGAGCATTATATTATAAGCCAAATGTGATTTGCTTGTCCATCATCTGTAAGGTTAGGAAAAGTTCAagctttttataattttatggaTTAGTGGTCCAACGTGAGTTGATGTAACTCATTAAATCAAGGACAATAACATGTCATTGATAAATTATGATGTTATACGCTACCAATGTcataaccatgtcttgaacattgaacaaaattatgatttttaagtccgttgcacagacaaatccaaattaaaccctgcggcttgtgatgacacattgatgtcctacgccttccctattcaacttatggaacgaacgcggcgccagttccgttttttccgtaagttgaatagggaaggagtaggacatacagcgtaagctttttgaaaaatacggaaagcggaagcacgtgcaaggcgatcatttgtgtttgtatttttttagaaaatgaccaatcgtttcgctagataagacccttattcctcgtctggtttcgtttaaagccctttgaagctgcaccattgaagtccactataaggagaataatcctggaatgttttcatcaaaaaccttaattttttttcgaccgaagaaagaaagacatgaacatcttggatgacatgggggtgagtaaattatcaggaaaattttatttgaaagtggactaatcctttaaactacgccagagcgcgtacacacctcacgcaccggatgccgtgcgcaaggcagttggacatagtggtgtattagaggtaaaaaatggtataaatactgttcggtttctcgcacaaactgattgtttcgtgtcttaggacatcaatgtgtcgtcacgagccgcagggtttaatttggatttgtctgtgcatgtttttttttacttttatagactgagttcccattgacatgcattataagactgacagaccgcaacggttggacttaaaaatcatcatttgtgttctactgaagaaacaaagtcacctacatcttggatgccctgggggtaagcatataaacatcaaattttcatttttgggtgaactatccctttaagggaaaaaaagaaataagaatggTTAAAAGTTCCAGGTCTATTGTAGTTATGAAGTAATCAATTTAAATtgtttgcaaataatattttgaaatacaaaCAAATTCACTCTTATTCATATGTCCAATATGTAAAACACGCAAACGTTTCTTGTctcatcacattcagttatgaattacatgaCTTGTCCCCCTCAGTGTCTGTGGTGGTTACTGTTTCATTTCATATCTTGTCAAAAGGGGCAAGTTAGTATACAGGACGGGTGGTCGTATTGTCTAGGCCCCTCCCAAAGAGTGGGCTGGTTTTGGGAGATAAAGTCTATAATATGACAGGATACATCTATTTTCTCTTCAGCAGTCCTGAGGCAGGAAACCCAGCGGTTGCACTCAGTGAACATCCCCTTTTTCCTTCTCCCTtaacctctttctctctctctcagacgcATCCAGACTGACCCGTACAGCTGGTGGGATGCTGGCCTTTCTGAGGGGAGCTGTGCAGCCGGTGACAGTCTGCAGGGCAAGGGATATTGTCCAGAAACGCAACTCCAGCATCTACAGCAAGCCACCCAAAAGCAAGATCGGACCTGGGGTGAgtgaaataattacaaaatcCTAAAAGGTTGCATGGGATCATGGGAACTGAGGTCAATGGAGATAATGGGATTAGCTCAGATGACTCCTTGAATTGAAGAACATAATCCTTGTGTTTGGACAAGAAAAGAATTACAATGTCAGATCaagtaaacatttaaaacatcaaaTTTAGAACTTTCTTGAAGATGCTCTGTGACTGATATATCCTTTTAATTTTTGGTCTATAAAATGTCcctgttatttatttactcagATATGccctgtattattattattattatttctatttttgttaTCATTTTATATGCATATGTATGAACATGTATGTTTAAAGATTGTAAGCTAATATTTGGCTGTATGTGCTGTTATGAGATACCAGTACCACTGTTGtgtaattgtaaataaaattataaaaaaaaaaatacaaaaaaaaaaaaaaaacatcaaatttatTTCAGATAGTATCTATGTAtgtatggatatatatatatatatatacacacacacacatttatacacacatatatgcacacacacctaactctctctctatatacatatatacacctAACTATCTGAAATAAATTTGATTTCTTCCAAAAAATATGACTGACCCCATttacagtatactgtatatggggtcagtgatatttttttttaaagaaattacttATTATATTTAGCTAGgatttattaaatacataaatgacagcattgatatttataattttacaaaagatttctatttcaaataaacgctgttcttttgaactttctattcatgaaagaattctgaaaaaaaaaaatcaacaaaaatatcaagcagcacaactgttttcaacattgataataatgagaaatctTTCTTGAttagcatattggaatgatttctgaaggatcaagtgAGACCGGagactgcactgtaaaaaatttcaACTCgaattatattttgtttctttttctgcaTGGGCTTTTTTTGAGTTTTACTTCCAAAAGTTGAGATAACTGCTTTTAATTTAGTCTATTCTAATACATTGGACAAATCAATTGGATAAAGACAGTAAATTGAGTTTActaaaagcaataaataaataaataaataaaaaattacagtgtggagtaatggctgctgaaatttcagctttgccatcacaggaattacattttgaaatatattaaaagttcaaattgtattattatttcacaatattaatgttttgaattaaaTAGTGGATCAAATTCTGTATGTAAAGCTATTCAATTTCATTTGCATATTCCTGTGTTTTTCTGCAGCAAAGTTTCTTGATTATGTCTGTGTTTGCCGTTGCCCTCCTGGCCCCTGCCGGGTGGATTCTGCACCACATCCCAGAATATCGGCAGAGAGCAAAACCCCCACCATCCTGAAGAATGCACACTGGTGTACCACATCAGACCTGGCTGCCTCTAAAGCATTATTCACCTCCAGTGAAAAATTTAGATCTTTAAAGCATACAACATCACGAGCAACATcacaagtaataaaataatatgtataagaatacattaataaaattatcCGGTAATATGGTTAAACAATTGTTTGCCCTATTTGAATCTAATGAGAAATAATTTCATGGTGTTTAATGCCTTAGGACTGTGGCCCTTAATGCCATTGTAAGCAGTGGCCCTTACTACATGCAAAATGACTGCTTTTTCctgtaataaagttttttttatatcatcTGTTTTGGTTGATAACTTTGTGTTTCACTGTGATAATTGTTCTTGCCTTGGGGGCCCTGCTTAGAAGTATACACAGAAATTAGATTTCTTTTCTTAAGAAAAATCACTTCAATATTAGGCTATAATGTCCATTAAGCTGGAGCAGAGACAAGTGATGTGGCCAGTTCATAGGTGAAGCAGGTTAGAAGGCCAGCGGCAGTAGCGGCTCCTGACCGTAAATTTAGGTAGGACAGATTACGGGTTTTAGTGCCagtttatgataaacattttgtaagctttatatTGTAATCGCTGAACACACGCAGAACAGGCAGAGGTTGCGTTATTCACCCTGAGGGTGACGCTCTAATGTTGATTGACAGGTTTAAAGTACACACAACACACGCATAAAACGCTATTTTGccttaatgtagcctactattTATTGcgaatgttgttttaaaatactACACGTTGTGGAGGAATTCCAATGAGGGAAAGAATGTGTATTCTTAAATATGAATCTGAATCTGGATTTCTCGAAGTGGAAGACGTCATAATTGGGTgtgagagaatacattaaatatattttttgtgtccCCATtttctcaaatagcaaaagataAACtaacaatagtgttttcacaactttcaaaaagaggaaaaaaatagagagcgattgataacggcagtcagaagagagaaagatgtcaactTTACCGTCACTCCGACAGAAACACCCTCAGCAGTGTTAacgattttttgttgttgttgtttgtttgtttttttgtaatttgatgaaaaGGTAATACAATACTAAGTAccgtgttataaatgtacatacactttaaaaaaaaaatgaaaatataaaaaaaaatagctatcATCACAGTtcgtgaaaagggtccattggGACTCGCACAGATCACAGGGTGAGCGCCCCCTGCTGGTCTAAATAACACTAGCTAGCAGCAACCTTAGTTTACTTGGGAGCCTCCCATTCAGGTATTGACTCAGCCCTGCTAAGCTTCACTAGTGAGTTGCAAGCTGACAGCTGCCGGCTAAATGGCAAGCTACCACCCACATTGAGCATCTCGAAATGTCTGTATACATGAGGAAACTACACAGAATACTGATGTGCTTGATAACATCCCAAACACTAACATGATACGGTCAATGTTTGTCCATGAGTGTTTCAATCCTTTTTGGAGCAAAGGAAACCCCATTATGTAATAGGCTAAGGTCATAACGGTCAAAAAAGTTTAGTTTTTAATCAtgatgctgttcacattcactaCAAAGGCctgttttaaaaactttttttcttggttattcAAATGTTAATGAAACATTAAATTTGATAATTCTGCAAACATTAGAAACATTTAGAAACAAGTAGTTggctaacatttaaaaaaaatgttagatgaacatccaactaaaaaaagttccatgaatgatgtatacATAATATTTTTGAGAATGACaatattaaagaccagataactttgaaagaacattcttttattttgtacaattttgtTCATAAATTCGAAACCTTCCTAGAACATTatccaaagttctgagaatgttccctaTTAGCTTGGCATTTGAAGTACCTGGAGAAAAATTACCATGAATTCATCTCAGCACAGTAGAACACATtggtttagtttatttagtttacTTATGTCTGCTATAAGGGGGAAATGAATGGGGATTGCAGCTAGGAATTTgacatttcagcaaaatggataaataaaatGCCCTATATCTTTTCTCTGTTAAACCAAAAGTTTTCAGGATATAGAATACATCGGCTTGGAGATTTAGACATGGGACTCAATTAGTCACTAAAGTGAGTTGCTAAGTAGGATGCATCCATTTTCTACAGGCCTAGGGACCCTGGTCTCAAGCACTTTAGAATCcccattgtttgtttatttttccagAACAGCAGGAATGTTGAGATTCAGCCTCATTGTGGTAAATTTATTTCTGTTCTAACCTTGTCCAAGTCTTCATAAAGGAAGCAAGATGCATTTCTAGTCTTAAGAAataaatgggtcattgacgaataaggcttttaaaagtgtaaaaaaaaaaaaaaaaaaaaaaaaagacacataatggagatataattcattttgaagttttattaagtgttaatgatattatgtggtttttataatcaattaacactgcttttgtcattttttgcaagatggacaaaatttaaccaaaatttcagttttaccgaatgacacttttggttataccgaatgacgatattttcaaacaatgctaacaggctgatatatATCTAGAAAGCTAGTTAgcttgttagctagctagcaaaaggacagtcaaacattttatacttactacaagtttttaaaatattacaacattttccatgttttatagcagttatACCGAACGACCTGAtctttcgggacatgcgtatgagcaagtgaaaacatgaatttttcaaatagttaagagagagttagttactttgtttcacgaccatgtggtcctttgcaggtgtctgaataatgtcacatcctgtcacatgatattgaccgcatgacttaaTCCAAAATGTTCCCTTTATATTAGTTActcgaatgacatcaatgaaattttttcatttttctggacattctttctcataacaaagcaatgacttctacacataattttaataccattttacactatgttgatatatgatgttataaaatcatgccagaataaaaaaatatatacatttattacattttaagatattttaatcacaaatgaaatggctgtattggcctttggatggttaaaccgaatgaccttttgacacttcaaaatctttaaaatacctttatatgtaggaAAATATAATCAAAACCTTTTGTATTCAATAAAAGAAATCTAGTTGCACTACTtcacatactttggatgtcatagctttgttttttattattattaaagggttagttcacccaaaaatgaaaattctgtcatttattactcaccctcatgccgttttacacccataagaccttcgttaatcttcggaacgcaaattcagatatttttcttgaaatccgatggctccgtgaggcctgcatagggagcaatgacatttcctctctcaagatccataaaggtactaaaaacatatttaaatcagttcatgtgaatacagtggttcaatattaatattataaagcgacgagaatatttttggtgtgccaaaaaaaacaaaataatgacttatatagtgatggccgatttcaaaacactgcttcaggaagcttcataatgaatcagcacatcgaatcatgattcggatcgcgtgtcaaactgccaaactgctgaaatcatgtgactttggcgctccgaaccgctgattcattatgctccgaagcttcctgaagcagtgttttgaaatcggccatcactatacaagtcgttattttggtttttttggcgcaccaaaaatattctcgttgtaatattataatattaatattgaaccactgtactcacatgaactgatttaaatatgtttttagtacctttatggatcttgagagaggaaatgtcatagCTCccaatgtaggcctcacggagccatcggatttaaacaaaaatatctcaatttgcgttctgaagattaacgaaagtcttacgggtgtggaacggcatgagggtgagtaataaatgacagaattttcatttttgggtgaactaaccctttaaggcctttagacaaaaaatgacccgtcacgtcattgacccatataacAAAATGACCTAATCTGGTCAGGATTGCTGTTACATCatcatttttcataattttataaattttttaattaaattttaaaccatgggtttgtccatatttgacccacaCATGGGTTGAaaccatccagcattttttagagtgaacaGCAGCATAGCAGCATGACAGCAGACAGCTTTATTATAGCTTTCTCGCTATGTTATATCGCTGTATTAATTAGGTTGAGGGAATAATCAAATGGCAAACTCTTTCCCTCTCATACGTAGCTAGTGTGATTCATTCTTCAAAAAACAGTTCTCCTATAGCAATGGAAAAttgattcattttagtgaatcggTTCATCCTAAATGGACCTCTCTTGTCACATAGCGTTGGAAAGTCTGATTTATTAGTGAATCGGTTCATGATAAACAGTCTTCTCTTCAATATGTAGCAATGGAAAGTCTAGTGAATCGTTTCATCCCAAATGCTCCTCTCACTCACACAACGTTGGAAAGTatgattcattttaatgaacaGATTCACAAAAAAGATTCACTAATACTGTTTTTGACCTGTTTAACTTTTAACTGTTGTTAAACAAGCAAAAATATGCATCTTATTAAATTATAGGCCTAAATTATGTTATTTGATAGtatatggcctggtttcacagacagggcttagattaagccaggattaggccttagtttaattaggaaatttaagtagcttttataaacatgccttagaaaaaaacattactggtgtgcatcatgacacaaaacaatggcactgacatattttaagatatgtcaatgcaagttgctttcagttaaaacagctcaaacatgcattttagtctgcgactaggcttaagccttgaatgtgaaaccgggggtatataccctatttttttcttcattaaaatCTTACTCCCTTTAGTAAATTCAATGTAATTTGCTACTTTTTGCTTAGTAGTGTAGCTAACTACTTAAAGCAGTAGCTTGACTGTATACTTAAATTACAATGCACAAATTTTAGTGATGCCCCTGGTTTAATAGTGCATCACTCATCCCAGTGTCTCCAGTTAGGAGAGAATTTTGCATCCAGAtccagtttattaaaaaaacccaaaatgacCCACAGTGAAATCAGACCCCCCAAGTACTGTGAGACCTGCAGCTAATTGCTCCAGAGAAACACAATGGTTATTTTGTTAGGCTCTGTTGATTATGGAAAGTCAAGTAAAGCTTTATTATCATTAGATTACCCATCACTAACCCATGTGTTTCCTGTTGCTTTTCAGATGCTATAGTGTACAAAGATTAAAAGTGTGACGAGTGATACTggtgtatatataatacatttttaaatgatttaataacaTGCACCTGATCTGtatactgaaaataaaacagaattaggCTTCCTTCTCTTTCTGGCATGCTGCAGCTGATCTCTCAAAGATTAACATGTAAATAGCGGCATTACTGTCTCTAGAGCAAACATTGTTTCCTGATATTCCCACCACTCGGGACAGAATGTTCTTTCCCTCCTGGTCACAGCTAAATAAGACTGTGCAGGACTGTCTGGCTGCAGTTTAGACTAACAGCATatctgtttattaaaaaatatgagtGAAAGGACTGGATTTACATGATATCCAGGATTGTGCATTcatgcattacattacatgaAATTAATTCTCAATCATGCAAACAGATAGTAATCAGGTTTAAATGTGACCACAGAgttttaaaaacatacaatgTTGCCTTAAGGCGAGGATGAGCAAGATAGAAGATACGTGACCACAgtcgtgtgagtgtgtgtgtgtgtgtttgtgtgtgtgtgtgcagtgtatGATAAATAAGTGAGCTCTAGGCAAAATGGTCTCtggggtgtgtgtttgtgtgtgtttgtatctgTTTGCTTGAGGATGTACACACAGTTAAGGTGTCATAAGGCGCACACTTTCCCACACTGTGGGAAattcacatttaattaaattttcatGAATATTCTTGTTTATGCCTTCGCGAGACCTTTTTCACCctgtttttgtatatatatatatatataatgtacatatatgtgaaaacaacaacattttaaaacattttgaaatgaaataaagacCTAAAAAGCTAAAGTAACATTTATGAGCAGAAAAAGATtggaaatgaaaatatattagcAAATACAACAGCTAAAAGAGGAATTATGTGTACATTTTAAGACATCAACATCATTTGACTCACTATAGAAAGggaataaatgaattaaagatGCATTAAAGATATATACTCAGCCAATAATACAAACACATTAGTAGGTGTATTAGTAGGTGAAGAATTTAAAAA
Coding sequences:
- the si:dkey-85n7.8 gene encoding COX8 domain-containing protein, translating into MLAFLRGAVQPVTVCRARDIVQKRNSSIYSKPPKSKIGPGQSFLIMSVFAVALLAPAGWILHHIPEYRQRAKPPPS